From one Saprospiraceae bacterium genomic stretch:
- a CDS encoding regulator gives MIRQLFSSTVFLALTVGFTSCHGQEKTNASKDSNTSTPGPTVIRTFKAAALAPDFDTTLVSQYIRSIFQDSKGNLWFGTIGEGVVMYDAHLLDGHEKTLTYFSNPNGFYNTSVYAINEDPNGNLWFGTDQGVYKYDGKTFRNYNQKDGLSHIDISRKSILVDKSGAIWVGTHGGVFRYNPSADSSGGQSFSLYEELPPINVAGIMEDQTGNIWFASSDKGVYRYGAHQPNLKRKTITHIAEKELLGENYAGGLAQDKAGNMWFTMKNGICKYDPSAELKPGGIPFTEYTPKDGLGGTEFWGIYIEQSGIIWVTARGSTTRFDPSLNKTDPKAFTVFTPMDGPSCCVQSMYQDRSGNMWWGTGQGLYRFDGKHFYQVKQRGPW, from the coding sequence ATGATACGACAGCTATTCAGCAGTACTGTTTTTCTTGCACTGACAGTAGGCTTCACTTCCTGCCACGGACAAGAAAAAACAAACGCATCGAAAGACTCAAATACTTCCACACCAGGTCCAACAGTAATAAGAACCTTTAAAGCAGCGGCTTTGGCTCCCGATTTTGACACAACCCTGGTCAGCCAATATATCCGAAGTATTTTCCAGGATTCTAAAGGGAACCTATGGTTTGGTACCATAGGCGAAGGCGTAGTGATGTATGATGCTCATCTGTTAGACGGGCACGAAAAAACCTTGACCTACTTTTCCAATCCAAATGGATTTTATAATACCAGTGTTTATGCTATAAATGAAGACCCTAATGGTAATCTTTGGTTTGGAACCGATCAGGGCGTTTATAAATATGATGGGAAAACCTTTAGAAATTATAATCAAAAAGATGGACTAAGCCATATCGATATAAGTAGAAAAAGCATCCTGGTTGACAAGTCGGGTGCTATCTGGGTAGGCACGCATGGTGGCGTATTCCGATATAATCCATCTGCCGATAGCAGTGGCGGTCAAAGTTTTTCACTGTATGAAGAACTCCCTCCTATCAATGTGGCTGGTATCATGGAAGACCAAACCGGAAACATTTGGTTTGCTTCTTCTGATAAAGGTGTCTATCGGTACGGCGCCCACCAGCCGAACCTAAAAAGAAAGACAATTACTCATATTGCAGAAAAAGAATTATTGGGAGAAAACTATGCTGGTGGCCTCGCTCAAGATAAAGCTGGAAACATGTGGTTTACTATGAAAAACGGCATTTGTAAATATGATCCTTCGGCGGAGCTCAAGCCAGGTGGCATTCCTTTTACAGAATACACCCCGAAAGACGGATTAGGAGGAACCGAATTTTGGGGCATATATATCGAGCAGTCGGGTATTATTTGGGTTACAGCACGAGGCAGTACTACGAGATTTGATCCATCTCTCAACAAAACTGACCCAAAAGCTTTTACAGTTTTTACTCCAATGGACGGACCAAGCTGTTGTGTTCAAAGTATGTATCAAGATAGATCGGGCAATATGTGGTGGGGTACAGGGCAAGGACTTTATCGATTTGATGGTAAACATTTTTATCAGGTAAAACAGAGAGGCCCCTGGTAG
- a CDS encoding ATP-binding protein: MIYRNLGQNFKKSLSKYPILALTGPRQSGKTTLLRTMLPDYKYVSLENPDSRSFALEDPRGFLKLYNDKTILDEVQRAPDIFSYLQTVVDQNQVMGQYILSGSQNFHLMQQITQSLAGRVGLFRLFPFDFDEMRSADWLSPNLSEVFVKGFYPAVFNRQIDPDEFYANYIDTYVSRDVTQLVHVQDSKSFRNFLKHCAVRAGSLLNYNDLARDAGISHSTSRNWLSVLETSYILYTVTPFYNNFSKRLIKSPKLYFYDTGLLCHLLGIRNGEIDPTFSNWGNLFENTIISELMKRNAHLTQHREYNFWRDSNGLEIDLMYAKSGKLNVYEIKASSTITSSMYSGIEKFEKITSIPLQDKMIIYGGSEDQQRTNFKISSWSKVK; encoded by the coding sequence ATGATATACCGAAATCTTGGGCAAAATTTTAAAAAATCACTATCTAAATACCCCATCCTGGCCTTGACTGGACCGCGGCAATCCGGCAAGACCACTCTGCTGCGAACGATGCTTCCAGACTATAAATATGTGTCACTGGAAAATCCTGATTCCAGATCATTTGCTTTGGAAGACCCAAGAGGATTTTTAAAACTATATAACGACAAAACCATTTTAGACGAAGTACAGCGGGCTCCGGATATATTCTCCTATCTGCAAACGGTCGTGGATCAAAATCAGGTCATGGGGCAATATATTCTCTCCGGTTCACAAAACTTTCATCTTATGCAGCAGATCACACAATCATTGGCCGGGAGAGTAGGATTATTTAGACTTTTCCCTTTTGATTTTGATGAAATGAGATCAGCAGACTGGCTATCTCCCAATTTATCTGAGGTTTTTGTGAAAGGATTTTATCCTGCGGTATTCAATCGGCAGATAGACCCGGACGAATTTTATGCTAATTATATAGATACGTATGTGAGCAGAGATGTAACACAACTGGTGCATGTCCAGGATAGCAAGTCTTTTAGGAATTTTTTAAAACATTGTGCCGTCAGAGCCGGCTCCTTACTTAACTATAATGATTTGGCAAGGGACGCAGGAATAAGTCACAGTACATCCAGAAATTGGCTATCGGTCCTTGAGACAAGTTATATTCTTTATACAGTAACACCGTTTTATAACAACTTCAGCAAACGGCTGATCAAGTCTCCAAAACTATATTTTTACGATACCGGACTTCTCTGTCACCTGCTTGGTATCAGAAATGGGGAAATCGATCCTACATTTTCCAACTGGGGCAACCTATTTGAAAACACCATAATCAGTGAGCTGATGAAAAGAAATGCTCATCTGACCCAGCACAGAGAATACAACTTTTGGAGGGATTCTAACGGACTGGAAATAGACCTGATGTATGCCAAAAGTGGCAAATTGAATGTGTATGAGATCAAGGCAAGTAGTACTATTACCAGCTCTATGTATTCAGGGATTGAAAAATTTGAAAAAATAACCTCAATCCCTCTCCAGGATAAAATGATCATTTATGGCGGCTCGGAAGACCAGCAAAGGACTAACTTCAAGATCTCGTCCTGGTCAAAAGTCAAATAA
- the glgP gene encoding alpha-glucan family phosphorylase: MNFENYSLPYAANELYTQRVAYFSMEFAIHQPLKIYSGGLGFLAGSHMRSAYELKQNLIGIGILWKYGYYDQARNQDQTLLATWYEKNYYFLEETGIKFQISIHNSPVWVKAMYLSPYVFRSAPVFFLTTDLPENDYVSQTICHKLYDANEATKIAQFILLGLGGAKLLDLLNYNADFYHLNEAHAASSIFHLYKKLGSKEAVKEKLVFTTHTPEEAGNEKHDIYLCEQMGYFNGIPLDEVREITGMDGDLINHSLVALRFAKRANGVSKLHGEVSRKMWAPYEGICEIYSITNAQNYNYWSDKKLYNAMEEGDDDAFDERKRYLQKRSFENVSDQCGKIYNPDICTIVWARRFAGYKRPDILTWDMARLEALLSSVKYPIQIIWAGKPYPMDYAAISTFNNLVILSKKYKNLAVLTGYELNLSKRLKQCADVWLNTPRVPREASGTSGMTAAMSGAVNFSTFDGWICEFAKHGQNSFIVPPVEYDKMRQTEQDAYDMNQLFDILEKEILPTFYDQPAKWREITQQGMKDVRYQFESKRMADEYYKIMYR; this comes from the coding sequence ATGAATTTCGAAAATTATTCTTTACCCTACGCAGCGAATGAGCTTTATACCCAGCGAGTAGCCTATTTTTCTATGGAGTTTGCCATCCATCAGCCATTAAAAATCTATAGCGGTGGCCTTGGTTTTCTCGCGGGCTCGCACATGCGCAGCGCGTACGAACTCAAACAAAACCTCATCGGCATCGGTATTTTGTGGAAGTATGGCTATTATGATCAGGCACGTAACCAGGATCAGACCTTATTAGCTACCTGGTATGAAAAAAACTATTATTTCCTGGAAGAGACCGGCATCAAGTTTCAAATATCCATTCATAACAGCCCTGTTTGGGTTAAAGCGATGTATCTCAGTCCATACGTGTTCAGGTCAGCCCCGGTCTTTTTTCTGACGACAGATCTGCCTGAAAACGACTATGTATCACAGACCATATGTCATAAATTATATGATGCCAACGAAGCGACCAAAATAGCTCAATTCATCTTATTGGGTCTCGGTGGTGCCAAGCTACTCGACCTGCTCAATTACAATGCGGATTTTTATCATTTAAATGAAGCGCATGCTGCCAGTTCTATCTTCCATCTCTACAAAAAACTGGGTTCCAAAGAAGCAGTAAAAGAAAAATTGGTGTTTACTACCCATACCCCGGAAGAAGCTGGCAATGAAAAACACGACATCTACTTATGCGAACAAATGGGTTATTTTAATGGTATCCCCCTGGATGAAGTCCGTGAGATCACGGGCATGGATGGTGATCTGATCAATCACTCCCTGGTAGCTTTGCGATTTGCCAAACGTGCCAATGGAGTAAGCAAACTTCATGGAGAGGTCAGTCGTAAGATGTGGGCCCCCTACGAAGGCATCTGCGAGATATACTCCATCACCAACGCTCAAAACTACAATTACTGGTCTGATAAAAAGCTCTACAACGCCATGGAAGAAGGGGATGATGACGCTTTTGATGAACGCAAACGATACTTGCAGAAAAGATCTTTTGAGAATGTAAGTGATCAATGTGGTAAAATCTACAACCCTGATATTTGTACCATCGTATGGGCCAGGAGATTTGCCGGATATAAGCGACCGGATATCCTCACCTGGGATATGGCGCGGCTAGAGGCTTTACTCAGCAGTGTCAAATATCCTATACAAATCATATGGGCCGGCAAACCTTATCCTATGGATTATGCAGCCATCAGTACTTTTAACAACCTCGTGATACTCAGTAAAAAGTATAAAAATCTCGCGGTGCTCACCGGGTATGAACTCAACCTGAGCAAACGGTTAAAACAATGCGCCGATGTCTGGCTCAATACTCCCCGCGTACCCAGGGAAGCCAGCGGAACCAGCGGCATGACCGCTGCTATGTCAGGTGCAGTCAATTTCAGTACGTTTGATGGTTGGATTTGCGAATTTGCCAAACACGGCCAAAACTCCTTCATCGTACCACCGGTAGAATATGACAAAATGCGTCAAACCGAGCAGGACGCTTATGATATGAATCAGCTTTTTGATATACTAGAGAAAGAAATCCTGCCTACATTTTATGATCAACCGGCTAAGTGGAGAGAAATCACTCAACAAGGCATGAAGGATGTGCGGTACCAATTTGAGAGTAAACGCATGGCTGATGAGTATTATAAGATAATGTATCGGTAG
- a CDS encoding DUF1801 domain-containing protein, translating to MAKNKTIETEVSVADFINSYVASDQNKVDSFRLIDFMREWSGFEPKMWGATIIGFGSYHYKYASGHEGDAPLIGFSPRKMEFSLYVFSPTPDNKHLLDDLGKFKIGKACIYVKRLSDINILCLEKLCKTTIAYLNEHDQCACK from the coding sequence ATGGCAAAAAACAAAACAATCGAAACAGAGGTAAGTGTGGCGGATTTCATCAATTCCTATGTGGCTAGCGACCAAAACAAAGTGGATAGTTTTCGACTAATCGATTTTATGAGGGAATGGTCTGGGTTTGAACCTAAAATGTGGGGTGCCACCATTATAGGATTTGGAAGTTACCATTACAAGTATGCAAGTGGTCACGAGGGTGATGCTCCACTTATTGGATTTTCACCTCGAAAAATGGAATTTTCACTTTATGTATTCTCACCCACACCAGACAACAAACATCTGCTGGACGACTTAGGAAAATTCAAAATTGGAAAAGCCTGTATTTATGTAAAGAGACTTTCAGATATTAATATTTTATGCCTTGAAAAACTATGCAAGACTACCATTGCCTACCTAAATGAACATGATCAATGTGCTTGTAAATAG
- a CDS encoding T9SS type A sorting domain-containing protein gives MLCKPCYLPISFACNGTVGSSLGTVNNTTKTVSNIPTGTNITLSSSNGCSTTLNITAPSCICPSITAPTSGSNQTICSNESIPNLSANASGINETIDWYDSSTGGNLLQQGSSTFRPSIAGTYFAESRNTINGCKSSTRTPVSLIIRAVPTLSVTTITCSADLNTYSISFASNGTVSSSVGTVNNTTKTVSNIPTGTNITLTSSSNGCSTTLNITAPSCTCPSLSAPISGGNQTICSNESIPNLSATATGINETIDWYDSSTGGNLLQQGSSTYRPSIAGTYFAESRNTINGCKSSTRTPVSLVIRAVPTLSIITTTCSADLASYSINFSSNGTVSSTTGVVNNTTKTISGIPSGTNVTLSSSLNGCTTTLNVKAPSCTCPSITAPTSGGNQTICSNESIPNLSANATGINETIDWYDSSTGGNLLQQGSSTYRPSIAGTYFAESRNTINGCKSSTRNPVSLIIRAVPTLSIITTTCSSDLTTYSISYASNGTVSSTTGSVNNTSKTISGIPSGTNVTLSSSLNGCTTTLNVTAPSCTCPSITAPTSGGNQTICSNESFPNLSATATGINETIDWYDSSTGGNLLQQGSNTYTPSKAGTYYAESRNTINGCKSNTRIPVSLIIHTIPILRMTATTCSADQATYTIAYESNGLVSSSSGTVHTITKLVSGILIGTEVTLTASLNGCATDLIVGSPNCIADTNTIKITSMVSPVSCFGQKNGSIGLVVHGGKAPYSYEWQDLPKGGNLNFRTGLSAGTYLIKVSDQNMNQADAQITVTEPAILQLNKIDASPGCQANNGMIQITPRGGTAPYTYAWSDLIEQKESGRRIQLSAGYYEVIVTDSAGCRAGLSVPLYTQPGDGIAVHTEDIGCENKAAGKIQLTFDADHIPSKILWSDFKEQNRASRSNLPPGDYSAITIDGDGCSYLFDSIQIKNKKPITLQDINIKAPSCYGISDAGIRLVVNSSDPGIQFKWSNGSRDKDIVNLQAGSYTLRIFGDQHCTTDTVIVVPEGNPLLSPRIELSDSVLTCKDQEVLVQLPDSFTYDWIGPNHFTSISNSVALKSAGKYWVTLENHLGCIARDSIFVGESKEVFKASFILPSEGVLHQPVIASEISWPIPDSIHWVYDGATTSWTGNDQNQYRFAFSGTGIFSIKMIAYKYGCSSEIIKTIKIVGDAALLTTPDPVTPIRNIRSIKLFPNPNAGDFAAVISLNSPGAMQIRVYDLFGKIWHSRLIQGQADYSESFNLTELTNGVYSMTFLQGIEYLVLHFIVSK, from the coding sequence TTGCTCTGCAAACCTTGCTACTTACCCATCTCATTTGCATGCAATGGCACAGTCGGTAGTTCCTTAGGAACAGTAAATAATACTACCAAAACCGTAAGTAATATTCCCACCGGCACTAATATTACTTTATCATCAAGTAATGGATGTAGCACTACATTGAATATTACAGCCCCATCTTGCATCTGTCCTTCCATCACCGCACCAACAAGCGGCAGCAATCAAACAATCTGCTCTAATGAATCGATCCCAAACTTAAGCGCTAACGCATCTGGCATCAATGAGACCATCGATTGGTATGATAGCAGTACCGGCGGCAATTTATTGCAACAGGGATCGAGTACTTTTAGACCATCCATTGCAGGCACTTACTTTGCAGAATCCAGAAACACGATCAACGGATGTAAAAGCAGTACAAGAACCCCAGTAAGTTTAATCATCCGTGCTGTGCCCACTTTAAGTGTGACAACCATCACTTGCTCTGCAGATCTTAATACTTACTCCATCTCATTTGCGAGTAATGGCACCGTCAGTAGTTCCGTAGGAACAGTAAATAATACTACCAAAACCGTAAGTAATATTCCCACCGGCACTAATATTACTTTGACATCATCAAGTAATGGATGTAGCACTACATTGAATATTACAGCCCCATCTTGCACCTGTCCATCCCTCTCAGCCCCGATCAGCGGCGGCAATCAAACGATCTGCTCAAATGAATCGATCCCAAACTTAAGCGCTACCGCAACTGGCATCAATGAGACTATCGATTGGTATGATAGCAGTACCGGCGGCAATTTATTGCAACAGGGATCGAGTACTTATAGACCATCCATTGCAGGCACTTACTTTGCAGAATCCAGAAACACGATCAACGGATGTAAAAGCAGTACAAGAACCCCAGTGAGTCTGGTTATCCGGGCAGTGCCCACTTTGAGCATTATCACTACTACTTGCTCCGCAGATCTTGCTTCGTATAGCATCAATTTCTCCAGCAATGGCACGGTTAGCAGCACCACTGGTGTTGTAAATAATACTACCAAAACCATAAGCGGTATTCCATCCGGTACAAATGTCACGCTATCTTCAAGCCTCAACGGTTGCACAACTACCCTCAATGTTAAAGCTCCATCTTGCACCTGTCCTTCCATCACAGCGCCAACGAGCGGCGGCAATCAAACAATCTGCTCTAATGAATCGATCCCAAACTTAAGCGCTAACGCAACTGGCATCAATGAGACCATCGATTGGTATGATAGCAGTACCGGCGGCAATTTATTGCAACAGGGATCGAGTACTTATAGACCATCCATTGCAGGCACTTACTTTGCAGAATCCAGAAACACGATCAACGGATGTAAAAGCAGTACAAGAAACCCAGTAAGTTTAATCATCCGTGCTGTGCCCACTTTGAGCATTATCACTACCACTTGTTCCTCAGATCTCACTACTTACTCCATCTCATATGCAAGTAATGGCACAGTCAGCAGCACCACAGGCTCCGTAAATAATACATCTAAAACCATAAGCGGTATTCCATCCGGTACAAATGTCACGCTATCTTCAAGCCTCAACGGTTGCACAACTACCCTCAATGTTACAGCTCCATCTTGCACCTGTCCTTCCATCACCGCACCAACAAGCGGCGGCAATCAAACAATCTGCTCTAATGAATCGTTCCCAAACTTAAGCGCTACCGCAACTGGCATCAATGAGACCATCGATTGGTATGATAGCAGTACCGGTGGCAATTTATTGCAACAGGGGTCCAACACTTATACTCCATCCAAAGCAGGGACCTATTATGCAGAATCCAGAAACACGATCAATGGTTGTAAAAGCAATACAAGAATACCAGTCAGTTTGATCATCCATACAATCCCCATCTTAAGAATGACTGCTACTACTTGTTCCGCAGATCAGGCCACCTATACCATTGCATATGAAAGTAATGGCCTAGTCAGCAGTTCTTCCGGTACTGTACATACGATTACCAAATTGGTGAGTGGAATACTAATCGGCACAGAGGTCACCCTCACTGCATCATTAAATGGCTGTGCTACTGATTTAATCGTCGGATCACCAAATTGTATCGCAGATACGAATACGATTAAAATAACCTCCATGGTAAGTCCGGTGTCCTGCTTTGGACAAAAAAATGGAAGCATTGGGCTGGTGGTCCATGGAGGTAAAGCACCTTATTCATATGAGTGGCAAGACCTGCCAAAGGGAGGAAATTTGAATTTTAGAACCGGCCTATCGGCTGGTACCTATCTTATAAAAGTTAGTGACCAGAATATGAATCAAGCAGATGCTCAAATCACAGTCACTGAACCTGCAATCCTTCAGTTGAATAAAATTGATGCATCCCCTGGATGTCAGGCGAACAATGGGATGATCCAAATTACTCCCCGGGGCGGGACCGCACCCTATACCTATGCCTGGAGTGATTTGATCGAACAAAAAGAGTCCGGCAGGCGGATACAATTGTCCGCAGGATATTATGAAGTCATCGTCACGGACAGTGCTGGCTGCAGGGCTGGGTTGTCTGTTCCCCTGTATACTCAACCGGGTGACGGGATCGCTGTGCATACCGAAGATATAGGCTGTGAAAATAAGGCTGCAGGTAAAATCCAGCTTACTTTTGATGCTGATCATATTCCTTCAAAAATACTTTGGAGTGATTTTAAAGAGCAGAATAGGGCCAGCAGATCCAATCTGCCTCCCGGTGACTATAGCGCAATAACAATCGATGGGGATGGTTGCTCCTATTTATTCGATTCTATTCAAATTAAAAACAAAAAGCCCATAACCCTACAGGATATAAATATTAAAGCCCCATCATGTTATGGCATAAGCGATGCTGGCATCCGGCTGGTTGTAAATTCATCCGACCCGGGCATCCAATTTAAATGGTCTAATGGCAGCCGGGACAAGGATATAGTAAATCTTCAGGCAGGCAGCTACACGCTCAGGATATTTGGTGACCAGCATTGTACAACCGATACGGTGATCGTCGTGCCCGAAGGCAATCCATTATTGAGTCCCCGGATTGAGCTGAGTGATAGCGTGCTCACTTGTAAGGATCAGGAGGTATTGGTACAATTGCCTGATAGCTTCACTTATGATTGGATCGGTCCAAATCATTTTACATCCATCTCTAACAGCGTGGCATTAAAATCTGCAGGAAAATATTGGGTGACCCTAGAGAACCACCTTGGATGTATAGCCCGGGATTCGATATTTGTGGGCGAATCGAAAGAAGTATTTAAGGCCTCCTTTATCCTTCCCTCCGAAGGAGTATTACATCAACCTGTGATCGCCTCCGAGATATCCTGGCCTATCCCGGACAGTATACATTGGGTATATGATGGGGCCACCACTTCATGGACAGGCAACGATCAAAATCAATATCGGTTTGCTTTTTCAGGCACCGGCATCTTTTCAATTAAAATGATTGCCTATAAATACGGCTGTTCCAGCGAAATAATCAAAACCATCAAAATAGTCGGTGATGCTGCCCTACTGACAACACCTGATCCTGTGACCCCGATCCGGAACATCAGGTCAATCAAGCTTTTTCCTAATCCCAATGCAGGTGATTTCGCAGCCGTTATTTCTCTAAACAGTCCGGGAGCGATGCAGATCCGGGTGTACGACCTTTTTGGAAAAATCTGGCATTCGAGATTGATTCAGGGCCAGGCCGATTATTCAGAGTCCTTTAATCTGACGGAACTGACCAATGGGGTGTATTCCATGACCTTCCTTCAGGGTATCGAATACCTGGTACTACATTTTATAGTGAGTAAATAA
- a CDS encoding DUF5103 domain-containing protein has protein sequence MRAILLLLLILGAKPGFAQSAFEAITYDTIYSYDIASLKCHVSGLPLSMPVYELNTGGTISISYDDLRSGSHRYRYELIHMDKDWKQDQLDEIEYIDGFNRSEIRDYTYSTNRNIDYTHYTFYLPNNDLRFKISGNYLLRVYEEIKRGHRDYIFSRRILVVDPKVRLHALFARPTDALKYRTHQEVDFEISIKGFPIYNPREEVTCAVMQNGRWSTLISDLKQNRDKTEYLVFDYFDKVSFPAGKEFRIFDIRSLLYRSRFVTKITDTKDDVIVTLREDKERGPINFIDERDANGNYLLENKDFPDGNRSSEYAWVDFTLNCPEFTNHKVYIMGAFADWQCKEPYLMKYDAASGAYLGSAYLKQGYYNYTYAVQDRSGAFTFSPIDGDWYETENEYQIMVYYRPFGGRYDQLIAFQTSIP, from the coding sequence ATGCGAGCGATACTATTACTATTATTGATTTTGGGGGCAAAACCCGGTTTTGCGCAGTCAGCATTTGAAGCTATCACTTATGACACCATATATTCTTACGATATAGCCTCATTAAAATGTCATGTGTCCGGCTTGCCACTGTCCATGCCGGTCTATGAATTAAATACCGGAGGTACAATCAGCATTTCATATGATGATCTTCGCAGTGGATCCCACCGTTATAGATATGAATTGATCCATATGGACAAAGATTGGAAACAAGATCAGTTGGATGAAATAGAATATATCGATGGTTTTAACCGCTCTGAGATCAGAGATTATACTTACTCTACTAACCGAAATATCGATTATACTCACTATACTTTTTATCTACCCAATAATGATCTTCGATTTAAAATTTCAGGCAATTACCTGCTTAGGGTATACGAAGAGATCAAGCGTGGACACCGGGATTACATCTTTTCCCGCAGGATCCTGGTAGTCGATCCTAAGGTGAGGCTCCATGCCTTGTTTGCCCGACCTACAGATGCATTGAAATACAGAACACATCAGGAGGTAGATTTTGAAATATCAATCAAAGGATTTCCAATTTATAATCCGAGGGAAGAAGTGACCTGCGCTGTCATGCAAAATGGACGATGGTCTACATTGATCTCTGATCTTAAACAAAACCGTGACAAAACAGAATATCTCGTGTTTGATTATTTTGACAAAGTCAGCTTTCCTGCGGGTAAAGAGTTTAGGATATTTGATATCAGATCATTGCTGTATCGAAGCCGATTTGTGACTAAAATCACAGATACTAAAGATGATGTCATAGTCACTTTGCGTGAAGACAAAGAGCGAGGCCCTATCAACTTTATAGATGAAAGGGATGCTAATGGCAATTACCTTCTTGAAAATAAAGACTTTCCCGACGGTAATAGATCATCAGAGTATGCCTGGGTAGATTTTACCCTCAACTGTCCTGAATTTACTAATCACAAGGTGTATATCATGGGAGCCTTCGCAGATTGGCAGTGCAAGGAGCCCTATCTCATGAAATATGATGCAGCATCCGGGGCTTATCTGGGTTCCGCATATCTGAAGCAGGGGTATTACAATTATACTTATGCTGTCCAGGATCGCAGTGGAGCCTTTACCTTCTCCCCTATCGATGGAGATTGGTATGAGACAGAGAATGAGTACCAGATCATGGTTTATTATCGACCCTTTGGAGGTCGATATGACCAGTTGATTGCTTTTCAGACCTCCATTCCTTAA
- the leuB gene encoding 3-isopropylmalate dehydrogenase codes for MTEKHILIVPGDGIGQEVTAVGKKILDKIALKFGHTFSYDYALMGHAAIEVTGNPLPDETLDKMRSSDAVLFGAVGHPKYDNDPTAKVRPEQGLLKMRKELGLYANLRPIKLFDDLLSASSIKPEILKGADILFFRELTGDIYFGEKGRKDNGDTAYDVAQYSRYEVDRIARKAFDAARLRKKKLCSVDKANVLETSRLWREVVQKVALEYPDIQVEHQFVDAMAMLLIKDPRRYDVVVTANLFGDILTDEASQIAGSMGMLASASIGDGTGVYEPIHGSAHDITGKGVANPLASILSAALMLEISFGLKSESDAILSAVDQVLADGWRTRDIADTTTPIDRVLGTEAMGEQVLKRI; via the coding sequence ATGACAGAAAAACATATCCTTATAGTCCCCGGCGACGGAATTGGCCAGGAAGTCACTGCGGTTGGCAAAAAAATACTCGATAAGATCGCTTTGAAGTTTGGCCATACTTTTAGTTACGATTATGCGCTCATGGGTCATGCTGCCATCGAAGTCACCGGCAATCCCCTCCCTGATGAGACCCTGGATAAAATGCGGAGCTCTGATGCTGTTCTTTTTGGCGCCGTAGGCCATCCCAAATATGACAATGATCCTACCGCCAAAGTGCGTCCGGAACAAGGGCTACTCAAAATGCGCAAAGAACTTGGCCTGTACGCCAACCTCCGTCCTATCAAACTCTTTGATGACCTTTTGAGCGCATCCAGTATCAAGCCTGAGATCCTCAAAGGTGCTGACATCCTCTTTTTTAGAGAGTTGACCGGAGATATCTATTTTGGAGAAAAAGGCCGAAAAGACAATGGAGATACTGCTTACGATGTGGCCCAATACAGCCGCTACGAAGTAGATCGAATCGCCCGCAAAGCTTTCGATGCTGCTCGCTTGCGCAAGAAAAAACTGTGTTCAGTAGACAAAGCCAATGTCCTGGAGACCAGTAGACTCTGGAGAGAGGTGGTGCAAAAAGTAGCTCTGGAATATCCCGATATACAGGTCGAACATCAATTTGTAGATGCCATGGCCATGTTGTTGATCAAAGACCCCCGCAGGTATGATGTGGTCGTTACTGCTAATCTTTTTGGAGATATCCTGACTGATGAAGCCTCTCAAATCGCCGGCTCTATGGGTATGCTGGCTTCTGCTTCTATAGGCGATGGTACCGGCGTGTACGAACCCATCCATGGGTCTGCCCATGATATCACCGGCAAAGGTGTGGCCAATCCGCTGGCCTCCATCCTGTCTGCAGCGCTGATGCTGGAGATCTCTTTTGGGCTCAAATCAGAGTCAGACGCTATCTTATCCGCTGTCGATCAGGTTCTAGCCGATGGATGGCGTACCAGGGATATAGCGGATACCACGACTCCGATCGATCGGGTGCTTGGCACAGAAGCCATGGGCGAGCAAGTTCTCAAAAGGATCTGA
- a CDS encoding 30S ribosomal protein THX encodes MGKGDKRTKRGKITIGSYGNSRPHKEVINPEATAPVAAKAAKPAAKPAAPKAEKKKKA; translated from the coding sequence ATGGGTAAAGGCGACAAAAGAACTAAACGTGGTAAGATCACCATCGGATCCTATGGCAATAGCCGTCCTCACAAAGAGGTAATCAATCCAGAGGCCACCGCTCCGGTAGCAGCCAAAGCTGCTAAGCCAGCTGCCAAACCAGCTGCACCTAAAGCTGAAAAAAAGAAAAAAGCATAA